DNA sequence from the Mycobacteriales bacterium genome:
AGCTCGTGCGCCCGGGCCAGCAGGTCGTGCGGCTGCCGCGGCTCGAGGTCGGCCCGATGGAGATGCGCGACTTCACCCAGACAGGTCGCCTCATCGACGCGGGCTACGCCGCCGCGACCGAGGCGCTCTCGTCGCTGGTGCCCGCCCAGCGCACCGGCTGAGCCGCCGCCGAGGCCTGATCCGGACCTACTCCGCTTCGGACAGCAGCGCGCCGAGGCGCGCGATGCCCTTCTCCAGGTCGGCGTCGCCGAGGGCGTAGGACAGCCGGAAGTAGCCCGGGGTGCCAAAGGCCTCGCCCGGCACGACGGCCACGCCGACCTCGTCGAGCACCAGCTCGGCGAGCTGGGCCGAGGACTCGACGACCCGGCCGCGCAGCGTCTTGCCGATCAGCGCCTTCACCGACGGGTAGGCGTAGAAGGCCCCGAACGGCTCGGGGCACTCCACGCCCGGGATCTCGTTGAGCATCCGGACCATGGTCTGGCGGCGCCGGTCGAACGCCGCGCGCATCTCGGCCACGGCGGTCAGGTCGCCGGACACCGCCGCCAGCGCCGCGACCTGGGCGACGTTGGAGACGTTGGACGTCGCGTGCGACTGCAGGTTGGTGGCGCCCTTCACGACGTCCGCGGGACCGATCAACCAGCCCACCCGCCACCCGGTCATCGCGTAGGTCTTCGCGACGCCGTTGACGACGATGCACTGCCCCGCGAGCTCGGGCACCACGACCGGCATCGAGACGTGCCGCGCCCCGCCGTAGACGAGGTGCTCGTAGATCTCGTCCGCCACGACCCAGATGCCGTGCTCGAGCGCCCAGCGCCCGACCGCCTCGACCTCCTCGGGCGAGGCGACCGCTCCGGTCGGGTTGGACGGCGAGCACCACAGCAGCACCTTGGTGCGGGGGGTGCGGGCCGCCTCGAGCTGCTCGACGGTGACGCGGTAGCCCTGCTCCTCGGTCGTCACCACGTCGACCGGCACCCCGCCGGCGAGCTTGACCGCCTCCGGGTAGGTCGTCCAGTAGGGCGCCGGCAGCAGCACCTCGTCGCCCGGGTCGCACAGCGTCGCGAAGGCGGCGTAGACGGCCTGCTTGCCGCCGTTGGTCACGAGCACCTGCGACGCGTCGACGGCGTAGCCGCTGTCGCGCAGCGTCTTGGCCGCGATCGCCGCCTTCAGCTCGGGCAGCCCGCCCGCGGGGGTGTAGCGGTGGTTCTTCGGGTCGCGGCAGGCCGCCGCGGCCGCCTCCACGATCGGCTCGGGCGTCGGGAAGTCCGGCTCGCCCGCCCCGAAGCCCACGACGTCCTCGCCGGCGGCCTTCTTGGCCTTGGCCTTCGCGTCGACCGCGAGGGTCGCCGACTCGGCGATCCCCCCGATCCTGGCGGACACGCGGGCGGGGACGCGGGTGGGAGCGCTCATGGCCCCATGGTCGCAAGCGCAGTCCACCGGGTCGACCGCGGGGTCGAGAGAGCCGGCCGTTGGAACCCGGGCCGACGGGGCCCTACACTCTGACGTCTGGGGGCTCGAGGCCTCTGCTCCGGCGCGCCCGCGCACCGGGTCGCAGAGGGGTCCGACGGCCCTCGGAGGGGTGTAGCTCAGCTGGCCAGAGCGCCGGTCTCCAAAACCGGATGTCGCAGGTTCGACTCCTGTCACCCCTGCAGCACCGGTACGCACGACCCGCACCGCACA
Encoded proteins:
- a CDS encoding pyridoxal phosphate-dependent aminotransferase, whose protein sequence is MSAPTRVPARVSARIGGIAESATLAVDAKAKAKKAAGEDVVGFGAGEPDFPTPEPIVEAAAAACRDPKNHRYTPAGGLPELKAAIAAKTLRDSGYAVDASQVLVTNGGKQAVYAAFATLCDPGDEVLLPAPYWTTYPEAVKLAGGVPVDVVTTEEQGYRVTVEQLEAARTPRTKVLLWCSPSNPTGAVASPEEVEAVGRWALEHGIWVVADEIYEHLVYGGARHVSMPVVVPELAGQCIVVNGVAKTYAMTGWRVGWLIGPADVVKGATNLQSHATSNVSNVAQVAALAAVSGDLTAVAEMRAAFDRRRQTMVRMLNEIPGVECPEPFGAFYAYPSVKALIGKTLRGRVVESSAQLAELVLDEVGVAVVPGEAFGTPGYFRLSYALGDADLEKGIARLGALLSEAE